Genomic DNA from Hordeum vulgare subsp. vulgare chromosome 2H, MorexV3_pseudomolecules_assembly, whole genome shotgun sequence:
TGTTATACGGACCCTTTTGTTCTTTTTCccctttgaattatttgacaaagCAGAATTATTAAAGCATACTCGTCATCGAACAAAGTTCATCTATGCCATTTCACCATGACAATTGACCAGTCATAAACGAGGATAACTTCCAGCCTCTACATGGGTTGGTGGACAGAGCCGGAGAAAAAGAAGTTATATGTAGTATTACTAGTTCTTGAGTGAATTACTATTCTTGGGATGAGTACTTCTTAGCCTGGTCTCACACATGAGTAAATTTCAGTCAATTCTGATAGTCCTGTTCGTTTTCTTCATATCTCCCCATCTCTCTCTCACAACTACTGAGAATTTTATTTCCCCGATGCTAATCTACGGTACTAACTCTCAAGCAGCGTTGTCCATCTGCCGAGCTTGACAAGGGCTCACCCCCTGTAACTACGAAATTATGGGTTCTGAAAAAGCGTCGCTGTTAAAAGTAGACACTGATTTCTCTAATCGCCAGTGGCACACTATGGTTGAGATCGATATGTTGAATCGACGTGCCATTCGCCTGTTAGTCGAGGACTACATATCGCTTTCTTAGTGCCCTTTCAGAGATTTCTTGTAGCTTCATCTTCATTGGGTCACGTTCTTCCCCACTACCACTAGGCCGGCATGGTTGCGATGCTGGTTCCTAATGCTCGGTCCCATTATTCGGAGCATTTGGTTGGAGCTGGGCATCAGGACATATTCTCCGGCGTCCACCTTGTTATCTGAGATGGGCACTAGGTGATCACCATGACACCACAACGTGCACAACATGCAGACATGTATGGTGGCCGGATTCCAAGCACGGTTCTTCAACTTGAAACGTGAGTTCAGAAGATGGACTACTTCGATTTGGACGCCGGAAAGCAACGTTAATTTTGGGAACATGACCCTTTTGTTGCTCGCTTGGATTCTGCGGATTGTCGACGAGTAGCTCGCCACTACCTTTTCCCCATTTAAGTACACTGTATTTCAGTTTCATCGCAGCTCAAACAAAATCTTTAGGTAGGTTCGTTTGCTTTCTCAAACTAAATTAAACCAAATCAGGTGCCACGGGAATCTTTTGTTCTTTCTTCTTTCGTTAGAATTATTCAACCAAGCAGTACCCGTAATCGACATGGATCTGAACTTCATGGGTGCATGCCTCTGAATTTGACCGGCGCATGTCTTTGTTTGTGCTAGTACTGTTCTACTCTATGTCTCTCTTTGTAAAGATGTTACTCTGTTATGACTTATGAGCATGCAATAAGAGCAGCAATCAAGCAGTGTTGTGCACCTGCCGAGCTTGACAGGGGCTCAACCTCTGTAGTCTGTAACCAGTAAGAAAGTACGGGCTCAGAAAAGTGTCGCTGTTAATGTTAAAAGTAGCTTAATTTTTCTAATCGCCAGTGGGACATTATTAACGCCACCCTTGAGATTGATTGATTTGTTGAATCGACGTGCCATTCGTCTGCTACGAGGACTGCATATCGTTTTCTGAGATGTGCACTATGTGATCACCACCACAACGTGCAACATGGCGGCCCTGATCAGAAGATGGACTTGAAATGTGTGAGTTGAGAAGATGGACTTCGATTCCGACGCCCGAAAGCAAGCCCTCTGATTCGGGGAACATGTCTGTTCTGTTCCTCGCTTGCGTTCTGCGACGAGTAGGTCGCCACTAGCTTTTCCCCCTTTCAGTTTCGGCCCAGCTCGATCGATCCTTTGCTGTCATGACAAGCTTTGCTTGCTTTCTCCAACTAAACCAAATCAAATCGGGTGCCATGACGGGAATCTATTGTTCATTCTTCTTCGACAAAGCAGAACCCGTCTCAACTTTATCTCTTTACGCATCTGAACTTTATCAGTGTATataccaaccttgtttgtactacTGGCCCGATTTTCTACTGTCTACTGCGCACGCAGGTCAAAGATGAGAATCGCGGTCAACCGTCGATATCTTTCTACAGCAATCAAAATCATCAACTGGTCCAAGTCCAATATGTGAACAAATCAACAGAGCGACCCGATAGAGATTTGCAAATTGCAGCGAAGGTAAATTACGTCCAGTACAAGCCAACTTCCTTTTATCACTATTACTATGATTACACCATGACAGCAACGACGAAGACACACAAGCAGTAGCAGTGAAGACGCAGCCGCCATGACGGCGCCGCGTCGCCATCACCGGCCGGTTGGTCGGCGGCTATTCAGCTATGCTACGTACGTTCACCAGACACGCAAACAAGAAACAACTAGGCCAGGGAGAGCAGAGCAGAGAAGGGGATGGTtgatgaagaaagaaagaaagacagCAGCGTCAGCCCATGCGTGCGCCCAAGTGGTGGCCGTCGTCGTCCGGCTTGGCTTGGGTTGGGTGGCTAGAGGGCGAGGACGAGGCCGGGGAGGGAGTTGCGGGCGCGGTCGGGGCGGCGGCTCTGCCAGACGCACTtggacgcggcggcggcggcgaggcgcgTGACGGTGAGGTCGGTGTTGAAGTACTCGCGCAGCTGGGTGATCACCCCATCGCCGCCCACGGTCCAGGCGTGCACCCAGTAGGCCTTGGTGGCCTTGTCGTCCACGCCCTCGGCGATGACGGTGGAGCCGAAGGCGTCGACGGAGCGCGGCTGGAAGCGGAAGGAGGACGGTGATGTGCCGCCGGTGAGGAGGCGCATCATGTGCTGGTGCGCGGGCGGGCCATGGAACCACCACTCGAGGTCGGGGGCGAGGAGGGAGTGGACGGCGGCGTGGTCGCGCCCGTTGAGCGCCTCGTAGAGGCGGAGCACCAGGAACTTGTTGCGCTGCTCCTCGGTCTCGTGCCCGCGCGGCGCCGAGGCGAACCCGCCCTCCAGCTGATCCAGCTCGTTAGCCAGCTCCTCCCGAGGCTCCCTGccggagacgaagaagaagacgacgacggcgatggcgacggcGGCTCGACCTCAGGCTGAGGTCCTCAGCTACTTACCTGGTGCTCGTGAGGTGAGCAGGAGTCTCGGAGAAAAGAGGCGAGATACGGTGGGTTTCGAGAGATTGGATTGTTTGGGGCGGGTTTTATAGCGGGCGGGCGATGATGGATGGATGGGCCCGTACGTGCGCGCCAGGGTGGATGGCAACTAAATCGGGCTCGGACTGGGCCCCGTTGCTGAGTCGGATGATGGGCGGTGGTGGGTGGGACCCACCGACGGGGAACCCATCCGAATTAACATTGACGGATTTGCCCCTTTTTATAAAAACACAATTAACCGGGTTAAAAAATATGTTCGTAAAATGACGCGCATCTGCATGACACCCGGGGCTTGGGGCGTCATGCTAGAGAGCATGGCGCCCCGCGCTCCGACCAACATGGCGTCCCAAACCCCGAGCGTCATGCACAACGGACAATTTATGAGTTTTTCTCTGAATCAGGTTTATTTTTTATGTTAATATAAAGTCTTCAAAAAAGGTTAGATTTGCCAACTTTCACCCAATTAGAGAGGGGTCGAGGAAAGGGGGCCATTTATGCAGTGACCGATCCAACTCGACATGGCAGGGTGGTCCAACAATGTAATTCTTTATAAAAATACAttattttaattatttttcaTGATATATATAGGCTATATGGAAATCTCGGACCACCCTGTCCAACCCCTAGATTCGCCATTGTATTTATGTGTTTCTGTATTACAATGTCTATAtagctaataataaagcggctgttgcttccgtcggaaaacccaccgcgatatttttataaaaagcttctataatttttgttattcaactcgcgctccatcatttatctgcaacgcaaaaggaaaaaacgattcgctgcaaaaattatacccgtacgcatcgcctcctcccgtctaccctgggccaccctggcctgtgcccaggccgccgccacaccactcgccgccgcggccgacctcaaccgccaccgctgccgatctcaacccacccgcctccgcggccgtacctctccccgctcactgcccccgttgcgacgctcgagcgcatcgcgtcgaccctggtccaccctggcctgtgcccaggccgccgccacaccactcgccgctgtggccgacctcaaccgccactgctgccgatctcaacccacccgcctccgcggccgtacctctccccgctcactgcccccgttgcggcgctcgagcgcatcgtgtcaaccctggtccaccctggcctgtgcccaggccgctgccacaccactcgccgccgcggccgacctcaaccaccattgatgtcgatctcaacccacccgcctccgtggccgtacctctgcccgcttactgcccccgtttcggcgctcgagcacagcttctggatcaaatcaatgcgacaactacagtgactggggatgatgcgtctgctcgatgcacaacggcggcggagcgaagtacttgcaggtggaggcgggcctccatggctcacacggggaactccgaggttatggcgcggcaacgacgactccttatggccagatagaggcgcctaacccttgctcccctcatctatcccctcctccggcaggaactcatcatctggtgagatcccctccccatgcctccaaccgtgtgtcaagcaccggcaagaaatt
This window encodes:
- the LOC123424634 gene encoding senescence associated gene 20-like, with amino-acid sequence MMRLLTGGTSPSSFRFQPRSVDAFGSTVIAEGVDDKATKAYWVHAWTVGGDGVITQLREYFNTDLTVTRLAAAAASKCVWQSRRPDRARNSLPGLVLAL